ATCTAAGAACATTTCAATCTTAAAGGGAGCACGACTTGACAGTCTATTGTCTAGCGCATTCAGCTGCACATTGCCTTAAATCCTCTTTGTGTGCACTCAGGTTGGCCCTATCTAATAGGACAACAAGCTGTTGAAGTTGTGTCTAATCTGAAGATCTTAACCTCTGATTCCATCTAAAGTCCTAGTGCTATGAATCTTCCCTAAAGTCTCCCATTTCTACTAGCTAGTGTCGCCGTTTTGGATTTTAATACTTTATAAAGTCGTAGGAAACAAGATTGAAAAGTCCCTACCTGTAGCCATTTATCTGTCTAGAATTTTATGGTTTTCCCATTACCCACCTTGAAATAGCACTCATTATTCAAGATAGTTGAAGCTGTCGAATCAAAGTTAATAATGGAGTATATGCCTTTCCATGGCTGTGATAATGTAGCACTGAAAACTGGAAGGCCATTGACATAAGAAGGGTTATACTTGTGTTTGATAATGTCCTACCACCCTCCAGAATTGGAGTCTCCTAGCTACCATAGCCACTTAAATAACAAAGccttgtttttttctctgtaaAGAACCCACACCTAGACCTCCTCTTGCCTTATCTCTCGCAACCACTTTCCAAGATACCTTACAAATCTTTCTTGTATCGGAGACACCAGCTTATAGAAACCTTCGATGGATAGAAGATATAATTTGAGCAACACCTTTTAGCATTAGAAAAACAGACATATAGTAGATGGGGAGTGTACATATGATTGTTTCTAGAAGACAAACCCTACCAGTCATGCTTAACAGTCTTGTTTTCCATAATCTAAGTCGTGTTCTGATTTTATTGATGACTGGCTTCCAAGTTGAAAGTTTTGTAAGATTAGCATCCAGAAAAAGTCTTAAATAAGTGATAGGCAATTTATCTGGAAGGAGTTTTGTGTGATGGAGCCTTAGATTATGTTTAGTTAGTGTCTTAAGACATAAATGATAGATATAAAAgtgataaaaacatatttgagtAGAGAGATgaagataattttaaagtgaattttagtttttttcaaaataaaaagtgcataaattttaaagtaaatttatcAACATTGCTTGCCGGCAAGCTTGTATACGGGATTCCAGAAGAAAGGACTTTTGTATCGATATTCCTAATTAAAAGCAGtaacaaaagatgaaaaaagacagcaaattattataaattaaagagtGGGTGCTAAGATGGGCACCCTTCAATTTTTGCTGCCTGGCATGTGTGCGGCTTCCAGGAAGATGACAGAGCTCCGCAGCACACCTACTGTAATTATACTTGCGCGTGAAATCTAGGTAGGCCCTTATGAGTCGTCAtttgatctaattttattataatatgatGATTAGTTTggtagaaaaaaatcatgtaattattattttaaaaaagtatgattgatttgatttacataatcattaatcaattctattttattttttatagggaaATTACTTAATTGGAGGGAGTTGGAATCCCTCGTTGATAGCTATTTGCTGTGCAGGCGGCTTTAAGTTAAATACCACAAAAAAGAACTTTTTACACTGGAATATCAACAATTGATATGGTGTAGGTTGTTgggttaaatttttcttaaccataaaaaaaaaaaaaaaaaattagatattgctatttttttttgttaaaataatttaaatggagtgaaggttgatttgatataatcaagATGATTTTGCGggtccaaaaataatatttacaatttataaaaatataatttgactaaaaaaatttaagattatatttttttaatattaagataacaatatattaaattaatttgaatcaattcgagttaatatattaaatttatgactTGGATTTTGAAACTataataacctcatataaagcaaattcaaaataaattataaaatttaactttcaatcaactcaatattaaaaggacgaaataaaaaaaaaatcaattaaaaaagtgaCATGAGTTAACTGTCAAAATCATAACTCGGATCATAAGAGTGATGTAACcctatgaaaaacaaattaatcaaaacaaattatgaatttcaatccacaataatttcattgttgaaggatgatattaaaaaaaataaaccaattaaaaataacataaaaaataacctgaGTTAATCTGCCAAACTCATGACCCTAATCATTAGTCcaagataacctcatataaaaaaaaatgactttatTTAATTTCCGGGTTAACTTACCAATTTTACACTTTGTTCATAAAactaagataacctcatagaaagcatatttaaaataaattacgaaGCTCAAATTCTAATCATCCTTATCAaatctaatgttaaatgataaaatttataattaaaaaatgacaaaaattaaagtaaaactcgggttaacccattaagcaCTATTGTTGGGTCATGAGGTTgtgataacttaataaaaagcaaactaaaataaatcatgaagtttaattctcaatcaaaaatattaaatgataaaattgagaaaaaaaaaatcaattaaaaataataataactaagttaatcaagttaacttgttaaatccgCGATCTGGGTCATGAGACTTGgccaacccaataaaaaaacaaattcaatgttgaaggactTGTAATCTGGGCCATGAGGcctgaaataaattttagaaaaaaaaaacaataacataacTCAATTTAATCGAGGTTAAAATGCTAGAACTTTTAACCTTAatcatgagaccaagatatcactatagaaaagaaattaaaaaaaatagtatgaagctcaattcctaaccatcccaatgttgaatgatgaaattgaaaaaaaaaattaattaaacaaaatatgacacaaaaaaaacaaattgagtttAACTCGTAAAACACTATTCCTATGTCATAAGACTTAAATAACATGATAGaaagttaaaacaaaacaaatcatggagtctaattttcaatcaatccaatattaaatgatgaaattgaaaaaaaaattaattaaaaaaaataaaattaaatcaattgggTAAACTTATCAAACTAAGTTAACTTGCTAAATCAGTGATTCATGTTATAAGAGTatgataactcaataaaaaccaaatttaatactaaaaaatgaaaaaaaaaaaaattagttgaaaaaacaatcaaagaaaaaaagaagaagcaaaacattattcaaataaataatgatgTGTGAGGAGGGTACAATAAAACCCCtcctcttttagtttatagttaatatattgttaattaaattaaattacttaatatatttaaaaaagttaggGTGTCAACTTATTTGGTTCAATGttcatataattagttaaagtaagtgatttttttttcaaacttttttttcctttcattcaaGCCCTTCTAAagccaaattataaaaaattaggcTTGAAATTAtggtacaaataaaaaaaatataaaaataggggattaaaatataaaatacaaagaaaatacatGGTTCATCTCACATtgatgaaaaattttattttggtctaaaagttttttttattattttttagtcactAAGTTAGAGATAAGAGAGAaaaatttacttgaaaatgacaagagagaaaaaaaatgatcggTTGAAATTGATTACggctatgaaaaaaattgatattgttGTCAAATGATTTCATTTAACAAGAGATGAGTTTTGGTGTTCTTTAGCCTTTACCTTACCTGAAATTGTAAATTTAGTTTggaaagttttataaatttagaatgatttttttttcaactcactATTaggttatttaatattataaattagtttatttggGTCGAGAAATTTTTTAGAtgtctttaaataaaaacagcttaaaattaaatttgtggtAGCTTTATTCTAGAAGAACAGATAATATTCATTTGTCACCtaattttacaaagaaaaatttatatatgcggtagctatatatatatatatatatatatatatatatatatatataaacaggaacaaaatattataataaatgtttcattttaaatttgcttttaagatcataataaatttttatttcgaaaacaatacataaaatttacaaaacatcTTAATACTAGTTTTGCCTAAGttattgagtgtttttttttttttatataattcaaaaaaaatacaaagttgaGATGAGAgttttaatgataatattaaaaaatttcttcataatctaaacattaatttttaatatttaaaaaaagttgtttgacATTCAACATACCATAAGAAATAACCTAactaagaattaatttatttcttcattGTTGTTATTAATAGTATTTCCAGGTTGTacaatgatttgatttttatttttattaaaaaataatataaattgtatcatcaaattttatttaaaaattaaaatttaaaaattgaaataattctttaacaATTTAATCTATCTAGTGTTAATTGGATTGTCGAGCATGTAACGTTTGTCTAGACTATGCATCTATCTGCCAGTTTAATGAAAATCTAGACATGGTTTTGGCAGTGAAAAACATCAATCTGATGTTGACTGCAagttaaaatcatgaaaagtgAGACAAAAGCAACCTAGCTGGCTAGTAAAGTGTGGTGGGGATGGAGATCTGAAAGTGGTTCTCTGGCCCAAAGCAGACGttgctcttttatttttggatgGTTGCCCGAGATTGAGAAATCCAGAATAGTACTCGTTTAGTGCTGGATTTTGAGATCCGACATCTGGAGTTTTTCTTTCCCACGTGTGGTTCATAAGAACAAGATATAAGTTGTCCATTGCAGTTACTGTACAGTCCAGAAACATCAAAGTTTGTTTTTCTAAGCTAGCCCGTACTTGTCAAGAGGATAGCAATTGAGTCTCAGATAGTACCTATTCACATTTGCTACTATTTGTTTTTCTGATTTTgcgtaatttaaaaaaaaaaatattttttttattttaaattaatattttttaaatattttaaatcattttaatgtgttgatattaaaaataatttttaaaaaattaaaaaaatattattttaatatatttccaagtaaaaaatactttgaaaagcaaccacaactatattttttaaaaattcttaaaaagtcTTCATTATCTTCTATGGATTATCATATTATAGATTTAGCTTCTCCTTACAATTTCTCCACTGCTTCCAAATACACTCCATGAATGATCACCTaccattcataaacaaaaagaaaagattcattgtacaaattaatatatatatatatatatatatatatattaacattgaaaaccaaattcatcaaaaattctaaaaaaaccattaattttttttccaaaacaaatgtgcatttaaaaaacatataaaatttaaaattacctCACTCTTAGAGAGGGCTCATCCTAGCACCTTCTCACCAATATACAAATACCACTTAACTATACCCAACCCAAACTActcatccttatttttttctttttttctcacaaCGGACTAAACTCTgttaaacaatctaaaaaaataaagagaaatataaaaataagagaggAGGAGGTTAGGGTTTCATTGATACTGTATGATCACAATAATCTAAAGGAATATATTTAACATAAATacaaagagattatatatagattaatctaaaaaaaaataaaaatattattctacccttaataaataaaacaaaataaccatATGTTTCTTAACATCTCTCCTCAAATTCAAGATGCGACAGCTATAAGCATTAATAGTTTGccaacaagaaaatgaaaacggGAAATAAAATGCGACTTAGTAAATAAATTTCCAatctacaaagaaaaagaaacaaaagacaaaGTAATAAtgtcatgcttgagatgatggcgagtaagatgacaatcgatctcaatgtgcttagttcgttcatgaaaaaacaaattgtgagcaatctgaataaaactctggttgtcacaatataTAGGAGTGGGATGAGAAATGAAAAACTTACATATCTGCAAATAACCAAATAACCAAATAATCTATTTGGTAGTAGATTTCATAGCACTATATTTGGTGATTGAGGATTTTGAAGATTGAGAAACAATtgattgtttcttattattccaagaaataagagaataacCTAAAAAGATACAGAAACTAGTAACAAACTTGCGATTTGTGAGATCACTATCATTATTAGCATTAGAATATGCACACAACTCTAAGAAAGAGGTGGATATAAGTAAAAGACTCTAAAAGATTGTACCTCGAAGATATCCAAAATACAAAGAACACCTGCCCAATAAATggtagtaggagaagcaacaaactcactaacaacatgaacaacatatgcaatataTGGATTAGTAATAGTGAGATATATCAAGCTCTCAATAATAGTATAATATAAAGTAGGATCTgacaaaggtaaaccatcagaaaaaaaaaaaatactttgtgtTAACCTTAATAGGAGTATCTACAATCTTATTATCAGTAAGTTTAGCctgctcaagaatatctgcaacatattttgACTAAGAAATGAGATATAATCTCTAGGTGAATAGACTACCTCAAAACCCAAGAAATATCGTAGAGAACATGAGATGATAAACTATCagaatccttataaaaaaagattcataTGAATAAGATCGGATCTAGTCAAGTTATGAGTAGTTAAGGTGTATGCTTGAGAAAGACAAtatgacgagacacataaagtttttgagtcattaaatcaaaacaacaatacatctttttaccttcaccataatCAAGAAAGACACGAATAATAGATTGAAAGGGAAATTTATTGTGTTCTATATGAGGATGAAGAATAAAACAAGTACAATAAAAAACTCTAAAGAACAAATAATCAAGGGCATACctatataactttttaaaataagaaaaacttgaaatatGAGAAGATAGAATTGTATTATGTAGACCTATAGTAGGAAGAACAGCTTCTCCCTAAAACACACTAGGAACAAAAGTAGACAACAAGAAAGAACAACTAGTTTCAACAATGTacatatgttttcttttagcacGCTATTTTGCTCAAGAGTATCTATATATGAAATTTGGTGAATGGTTCCATCTAAGGTAAGCAACTCATAAAATCTATTAGAGGTGTATTTCTCACCCAAATCATACCTAAAACATTTGATAATAGCATAATGTTGAGTTTTAACAAGAGCTTAAAAAGCTTTATATATCTCAAAAAATTTAGAacaatgtttcattaaataaaccaataataataagtatgatcatcaaaaaaaaaattaacatcaagaCCCTCCTTTTATGATAATAGAAGAAGATTCTtatacatcagaatgaatcaaatcaaatgaaaaagaaaaaaatagaaatacttTGATTAAAAAGTAAAGCGGAAAATTTTATTAGTCTGCAtccattacaataaaaaatatcacaagtTTGTAAATTTCATAAAGCTCCTGTGAATGCCAAAAATCTTAAATGAGAAGATGAAACATAACCTAAATGAGAatgtcataaataaaaactagaagaagaaggactcaaatgaaaagaaggcaaatcAACACTAGTAGCAGCAGTAGCAGCCGATACTTTTAActcatctaaaatatatattccttTCTACCTATGAGCTATCTTGATCAACTTTTAAAACTACAAATctatacacataaaaaaaaaactaaataatcaCTAAAATCACATGATGTGAGTTTcagaataaaataaacattagaGAAAAACAAGTGATGTGTGACTATAATTAACAGCTGCTAAGGGCATGCGAGTGCCATCAACAGTCATGATAGGAATAGAAGGTGAAGAGGACACAAaagcaaaatatgaaaaatctaGAGATATATGATGTGAAGCACCAAAATCCAAGACTCATTCAGAATATAACATACTTGAAGAACTATGAGGCaactaacctaaaaaaaaagaagcggACATAGGTTCTGACTGTAATGAGAGAAACTTTTGAAATTGTTCAACCAGAATGCTAGGATCGGTGAAAGAACCTGATGAAACTGTTGTTGCTATATTATGGTGTGATGGTTTGTAGCTCTTAGATGGTCTATACGCATTAGATTGTAACTGGCAGCCAAACTTCTAAGCTTAATTCTACTGTCTTAACTTGAGATATTAAGCCTTTTAATGACATTTCTGTTTATAGAAACTGCACTCATCAAAGGCAACCCTTATGTAATTTGTATTCTAAGTATTAGAGAATGATTTAGAAGGTACTGTTAGCATATAAGGATTAGAAGTAAAAAGAATTCtcttttcagaataagactaaAGATGTATTTTTTCAGCTAATAACTCACTGACAATTAAGTCAACAAAAGGTAATGGAGAATGATGCaaaattgaacctctaagtcctttAAAATCATTGTGAAACACTGTTAAAAAAATGTATCAATCGTTGTTGCTCTCTACAAGTAATATAATCATTACATGCCTTTAATTTTGCTGATTCTATAAGAGCCAATTaatcccaaagatctgtcatgGCAGAATAAAACTcctgtatatttatattttcctgATGAAGAGGTCGTATGTCATTCTTTAATTGATATTGCTttccaaaatttgattgtgtgaataatCTTTGCTGATGATCTCAAATCTTCTTTGTTGTCTCATACTTCACCAACTGTATACCTATGGAATGttcaaaataattgttaatcCAAGTAATAATCTTTGCATTGTttacttctatatatatatatatatatatcaaagtaaCATAACCCTCATCAGTATTCTTATATATCATAGaagttccactaacatatcCCCTCattattttacctttaaaaaaatttctcatcacaTAACTTCAATACGAATATTTCTTTCCATCCAAACTTACGCTCACAGACTGAAGCAAATTATCtttttcagtagccataatcaacaaacaaagaaaactagaacgcaaaagaaaagaaaacgaaataCTATATTGTAGAAaccaaacaaatatcttcttaaAATTAGATTTGTGAAAGCTATGTTTAAGATTAATTCTCGTTCCATGAAACTATgctttgatatcatattaaacaatttaaaaaaataaaaagaaatagaaaaataatagaaaaagagCCTAGAGTTTCATTGATACCATGTgatcacaataataaaaaaaaaataagtttaacccaaatataaaaaattatatacaaactaaactttaaaaaaaaaaaaaaaaactacttcacctttaataaataaaacaaaataatccaaaactcAAACACGGAATTTGAGGGAGGGCTGATGAGATCGTATTGTTGCCTTGGTGGCTTCTTGATGTTAATCTCTTGATGCCTTTTGAGTGTGAATTGACCCTTGAAAATTAAACCCCCAAGGCTTTTACATCCTCAAAGATGCTTCCATGTCTAGATACCAAATTGAGCAATGACCTTCAAATTCAGGAGGCCCGTACTCTTTCAAACCAGAAGGCCCAAAACTGAGCCGCCGCCACCGCAAAACCACATCATCCAACTAACCTGTTAGATGGGAAGCCATGGGGTCCCGTTTCTATGTAGTTAACTTACTCCATCTGAAGAAGACTAGCTGTTGAATTTTCAACCTCTCCTCCACCTTCCTTGAAAATTCTCACATTTCCATTCTCAACACCAAAAGAACTCCAATACCATCATTTAACCTCATCGCCGAAACACCCTAACAAAACACAAAAGATCCATCCTTTGCCTAAAAGATGGAGAATTCAACCCAAGAATCCCATCTAAGATCAGAAAACACTGTAACCTATGAATCCCCATACCCTCTCTATGCCATGGCAATCTCTTCAACCGCATCTCGCGCAAACCAATACCAGCGGATTGCCTTAGGTAGCTTCATTGAAGACTACAACAACCGTATAGACATCGTCTCTTTTGACCCTGAAACCCTCTCTATCAAAACCCACCAAAATCTCTCTGTTGAGCACCCTTATCCACCCACAAAGCTCATGTTTAGCCCTTCATCTCTTCACAAGTCCAATGACCTCTTAGCCTCTTCTGGTGACTATCTTCGATTGTGGGAAGTTAGAGACTCTGCTTCTGTTGAGCCTCTTTTGGTGCTTAACAATAGTAAGACAAGTGAGTTTTGTTCCCCTTTAACTTCTTTTGACTGGAATGATATTGAACCTAAGAGAATTGGTACTTGTAGTATTGATACAACTTGTACTATTTGGGATATTGAAAAGGGTGTTGTTGAAACACAACTTATAGCTCATGATAAAGAGGTTCATGATATTGCTTGGGGAGAAGCAAGGGTTTTTGCTTCAGTTTCTGCTGATGGGTCAGTTAGGATTTTTGATTTAAGAGATAAGGAACATTCTACTATTATATATGAGAGTCCTAGACCTGATACACCCTTGTTGAGATTGGCTTGGAACAAACAGGATTTGAGGTATATGGCTACAATATTGATGGATAGTAATAAAGTTGTGATCTTGGATATTAGGTCTCCAACAATCCCTGTTGCTGAGTTGGAGAGGCATATGGCGAGTGTGAATGCTATTGCTTGGGCTCCGCAGAGTTGTAGGCATATTTGTTCTGCTGGTGATGATTCACAGGCACTCATTTGGGAGTTACCTACTGTGGCTGGGCCTAATGGGATTGATCCAATGTCTATGTGCTCCGCTACTTCTGAAATTAACCAGCTTCGATGGTCTGCTGCACTGCCTGATTGGATTGCTATCGCGTTTTCAAACAAAATGCAGCTTTTAAAAGTTTGAGGTGAATTGATAATCATTTTTTGGTGTATTACATTTGATGTTAATTGTTAGTGTGTTATCTTTGATGTTAAATTTTAGTGGTGGAAACTTGAGAGTGTTTCTAGTTAGGTTTTTGCTTCCTTTGGTTGAATTCAGATTGATTCATCTTGTCTTATATGTCCTTTTATCCCGTTTTAGTGCTACTGACTTTTGCTTGGACGCGTTCTATCTAGTTGTATTGCTAATTAATTCTGCTTAGCTGTGACTAAATATACCAAAATAACATGTTACTATTCTCAATGCCAACAAAAGTTTGTCttcatgttgattttattttaattgacaaACGATGCTGTGGAACTATTAAGATAACAATTGAATTGCTCCTTACAAAACTACTTTGCGGCCTTCTTTTATGCCTGTGTAGCATTTTAGTTGTTGTCTGCTGTTCTACGGATGGACAGAATTGTTGTTTACCTTGTGCAATATAATTACTTGAATCCATGCCGTTCAAAGTTTGATTGCAAAATAAATGTTGAGAATTTTGCATCTTCGGGTTCTTTGTCCCCCTTGCTCCTCTTGGATTCGAGGTTGCTTTTAGGCTCTTAGTTTTCAGCTCACTTTTACATCCTCCAGGACTTCCTTTTCTAAATGTTTGGTTGCTTGTCCGTTTTGCCTATGTTCTACAGCCTGGCCCGCAATTTTCCTTGGACATTGTTGTTGAATGGCTTGGTTATGATCCAGTCTTTGGTTGGTAGTATTTATGGCCATGATGAATGCATCTTTTAAATCCACCCTCAACAATAGTTGCCTCTTTTGAGTCcgtttcttcttttattttgcaAGACAGACAGATTGCTAGTGATGAAGGAGGGAGCTAGCAAGGGTCCTGGATAGTTCAAATCAAATTCCAATCTATTTTCTAATTTGTAATGTATCCATCCAATCTGACTTTAGTTTCTTTGTGGATCATTATGGAGAGTTTTGAACATCGATGACACCTGTCTTCAATCTGGTCAAGTTCATGGACTCATCCCCCTTATTATGCTGATGCAGTTGTGTTTTATAACTTCTTCATTGTATAAAAACTGTTACATCTCATGGAAAATTCTGCTTTGCATTTACCTAGCTTTTATCATAGAAAGTAGAGCTGAAACGTTTTATCATTGTAAAGTTTGTCTTGGCTTCTTTGCTCCCTTTATGTTAAGCATGCCTTGTTCCTATTTAAAAGATCATGGTATACCATGTTTGGAGTGCCCTGCGAAGTTGTCTTACGTTCGAAACTCGTAATAACTATTGATATTAACCCTGAGGCTCGATTAaagtttgatttg
The genomic region above belongs to Populus alba chromosome 12, ASM523922v2, whole genome shotgun sequence and contains:
- the LOC118037809 gene encoding protein TRANSPARENT TESTA GLABRA 1, with the protein product MENSTQESHLRSENTVTYESPYPLYAMAISSTASRANQYQRIALGSFIEDYNNRIDIVSFDPETLSIKTHQNLSVEHPYPPTKLMFSPSSLHKSNDLLASSGDYLRLWEVRDSASVEPLLVLNNSKTSEFCSPLTSFDWNDIEPKRIGTCSIDTTCTIWDIEKGVVETQLIAHDKEVHDIAWGEARVFASVSADGSVRIFDLRDKEHSTIIYESPRPDTPLLRLAWNKQDLRYMATILMDSNKVVILDIRSPTIPVAELERHMASVNAIAWAPQSCRHICSAGDDSQALIWELPTVAGPNGIDPMSMCSATSEINQLRWSAALPDWIAIAFSNKMQLLKV